The Candidatus Omnitrophota bacterium genome has a segment encoding these proteins:
- a CDS encoding acetyl-CoA carboxylase carboxyltransferase subunit alpha translates to MAMPGLDFEKPIVELERKIDELKGFTAREDLDITGEVKRLEEKLASIKKDIYDNLTPWQRVQLARHPKRPYTLDYIEMMMTDFMEIHGDRHFADDKAIVCGLARVDGEKVVVIGHQKGRDTKENLERNFGCANPEGYRKAMRVMNIAEKFSLPVVVFIDTPGAYPGIGAEERGQAEAIAYNLREMTTLKTPVVVFVIGEGGSGGALGIGIGDKVYVLENAYYSVISPEGCAAILWKERSKSPEAAASLKLTAKDLLEMKIIDGIIKEPLGGAHRGPQETADNIKSTIKKDLAVLGHISKEKLLDMRYDKFRSIGVFKE, encoded by the coding sequence ATGGCTATGCCGGGACTTGACTTCGAAAAGCCGATCGTAGAGCTGGAGCGTAAGATCGATGAGCTCAAGGGATTTACCGCGCGCGAGGACCTGGATATAACCGGCGAGGTGAAGCGGCTCGAAGAGAAGCTCGCCTCTATCAAAAAAGATATATACGATAACCTGACCCCGTGGCAGAGGGTCCAGCTGGCGCGCCACCCGAAGAGGCCGTATACACTGGACTACATCGAGATGATGATGACGGACTTCATGGAGATCCACGGTGACAGGCATTTCGCCGACGACAAAGCGATCGTATGCGGCCTGGCCAGGGTTGACGGCGAAAAGGTCGTGGTCATAGGCCACCAGAAGGGCAGGGACACCAAGGAGAACCTTGAGAGGAATTTCGGATGCGCAAATCCCGAAGGCTACCGCAAGGCCATGAGGGTGATGAATATAGCCGAGAAGTTTTCGCTGCCCGTAGTCGTCTTCATAGATACGCCCGGGGCATACCCGGGGATCGGCGCGGAAGAGAGGGGGCAGGCCGAGGCCATCGCCTATAACCTCAGGGAGATGACGACGCTTAAGACGCCTGTCGTGGTCTTCGTGATAGGAGAAGGCGGCTCGGGGGGAGCCCTCGGCATAGGCATAGGGGATAAGGTCTATGTGCTGGAGAACGCTTATTATTCTGTCATATCCCCGGAAGGGTGCGCCGCGATATTATGGAAAGAGCGTTCGAAATCCCCGGAAGCTGCCGCGTCTCTTAAACTTACGGCCAAGGATTTGCTTGAAATGAAGATCATTGATGGTATAATAAAAGAACCGCTCGGCGGCGCCCACAGGGGCCCACAGGAGACGGCGGATAATATAAAATCCACTATAAAAAAGGATCTCGCGGTCCTGGGGCATATATCTAAAGAGAAGCTTTTGGATATGAGGTATGATAAATTTAGGTCAATCGGTGTTTTTAAAGAATAG
- a CDS encoding L,D-transpeptidase family protein, translated as MPKKMMVIGGVVIVTIVVLFLSLRIASCARRDKPAAIVPVTGESPGPAKAVATQSDTDSAIARLEEIVSRNPDSKEAESALFEEAAIYESRRDTLKAKELYQKIMEKFPNSGNITKVQESLDNLNIRILFSPLVTEDSFLYEVQKGDTLTKLARRFGTTVELIATSNGIRDNTIRIGKRLKVTKLKFSIVVDKSQNILTLKADGNVMKTYGVSTGKDFSTPTGTFTITNKIVSPTWYTTGAVIPADDPKNILGSRWLGISKPGYGIHGTTEPQSIGKQVTAGCVRLKNSDVEELYTIVPAGTEVLIID; from the coding sequence ATGCCAAAAAAGATGATGGTCATAGGCGGCGTCGTCATCGTGACGATCGTCGTCTTATTTTTGTCGCTGCGTATCGCCTCATGCGCCCGCCGGGATAAGCCGGCCGCCATCGTGCCGGTGACCGGGGAGTCGCCGGGACCCGCAAAGGCCGTAGCGACACAGTCCGATACCGATAGCGCTATAGCCAGGCTCGAAGAGATCGTATCCAGGAACCCCGATTCTAAAGAAGCGGAGTCGGCCCTTTTCGAAGAGGCGGCTATCTACGAGTCGCGGCGCGACACCTTAAAGGCGAAAGAGCTATATCAGAAGATAATGGAGAAGTTCCCAAATTCGGGCAATATAACGAAGGTACAGGAATCGCTCGATAACCTGAATATCAGGATACTCTTCTCGCCGCTCGTCACCGAAGATTCTTTCCTGTATGAAGTCCAGAAAGGCGACACGCTGACGAAGCTCGCCAGGAGATTCGGCACTACGGTCGAGCTCATTGCCACATCGAACGGTATCCGGGACAATACGATCAGGATAGGGAAGAGGCTGAAGGTGACAAAGTTGAAATTCAGTATCGTCGTGGATAAGTCCCAGAACATACTCACACTTAAGGCCGACGGCAACGTGATGAAGACATACGGTGTTTCGACGGGAAAGGATTTTTCCACCCCCACCGGCACTTTCACCATAACAAATAAGATCGTTTCACCCACGTGGTACACGACGGGCGCGGTGATACCGGCAGATGACCCCAAGAACATACTCGGTTCAAGGTGGCTTGGGATCTCCAAGCCCGGATACGGGATACACGGGACCACGGAGCCCCAATCGATAGGAAAACAGGTTACGGCCGGATGCGTAAGGCTGAAGAACTCCGATGTCGAGGAGCTCTACACCATAGTGCCTGCGGGTACTGAAGTATTGATCATTGACTGA
- a CDS encoding divergent PAP2 family protein: MIDMVEIGRNYVFWTCVVAWITAQCIKVVLGIIREKKFNFRWFVGTGGMPSAHAAGASALATSIGTTYGFDSAIFAIALTFAIVVLFDAQGVRHSAGRQAEILNKMLDDIYWKKRMDETKLKEFIGHTPVEVWAGMFLGVFVSLLLYK; encoded by the coding sequence ATGATAGACATGGTAGAGATCGGCAGGAATTATGTCTTCTGGACATGCGTTGTGGCCTGGATAACCGCCCAGTGCATCAAGGTCGTCCTCGGCATAATCAGGGAAAAGAAGTTCAATTTCCGCTGGTTCGTAGGGACAGGCGGTATGCCCAGCGCGCATGCGGCGGGCGCTTCGGCGCTTGCGACATCTATCGGAACCACCTACGGTTTCGATTCCGCGATCTTTGCCATTGCCCTGACATTTGCCATAGTCGTCCTGTTCGACGCCCAGGGGGTGAGGCACTCGGCCGGCAGGCAGGCCGAGATACTGAATAAGATGCTCGATGATATTTACTGGAAAAAACGTATGGACGAGACGAAACTGAAAGAGTTCATAGGCCACACTCCGGTAGAGGTGTGGGCAGGCATGTTTCTCGGTGTCTTCGTCTCCCTCCTTCTGTATAAATAG
- the folE gene encoding GTP cyclohydrolase I FolE has translation MMDKKRIEKAVREILIAVGEDPKRPDIRNTPARVAEMYEEILGGSGADPEKELEVVFEKDHDEIILLKDIPLYSICEHHLLPFFGRAHVAYIPKDNRVTGLSKLARVVDIFSKRLQVQERLTTDIAETIMRKLKPKGVFVVIEAEHLCMSMRGVKKPGVLTVTSAVRGIFRKNEKTRAETLSLIRG, from the coding sequence ATGATGGATAAAAAGCGTATAGAGAAGGCGGTGAGGGAGATACTCATAGCGGTGGGAGAGGATCCGAAGAGGCCCGATATCAGGAATACCCCGGCGAGGGTTGCCGAGATGTACGAAGAGATACTGGGCGGCTCCGGCGCCGATCCGGAGAAGGAATTGGAGGTAGTATTCGAAAAAGACCATGACGAGATAATACTTTTGAAAGATATACCGCTCTATTCCATCTGTGAACACCACCTCCTCCCGTTCTTCGGCCGGGCCCACGTAGCGTATATACCGAAAGATAACAGGGTCACCGGATTGAGCAAATTGGCGAGGGTCGTGGACATATTTTCAAAACGGCTGCAGGTCCAGGAACGGCTTACGACCGATATCGCCGAGACGATAATGCGTAAATTGAAACCCAAAGGGGTCTTTGTGGTGATAGAGGCGGAGCACCTGTGCATGAGCATGCGCGGGGTGAAGAAACCCGGCGTCCTGACGGTGACCAGCGCCGTGCGGGGCATCTTCAGGAAGAACGAGAAGACGCGCGCCGAGACGCTCTCCCTTATAAGAGGATAA
- the mnmE gene encoding tRNA uridine-5-carboxymethylaminomethyl(34) synthesis GTPase MnmE, whose product MRPGSMDDTIAAISTPIGEGGIAIVRLSGPAALKIAGKIFVPKDGKRPSAFRTYTVHYGHVVGATVHGPRSTATKNRKSKIVDEVLLTVMRAPKSYTKEDVVEINCHGGIQAAKNVLELTVRCGARVAQPGEFTKRAFMNGRIDLVQAEAVLDVIRAKTERSVRAAMGQLEGGLSERVNGIRDAMVDVASHIEVSIDFPDEEARIAREGGLIKKAEGIVRELKELSATFDEGAILREGVLAVICGKPNVGKSSLMNLLLKRDRVIVTPEPGTTRDAVEEMINLKGIPIRLADTAGITETGDAAEREGVRRSRRYMEAADIALLVLDGSGRIDGKDMDVICALGGKKKIVVINKTDLARKISASRISRLFKGDRTIEISVEKRKNIKELEGLIAEAVWHGGFVQGEGAMVTNARHKELLDKALDRMLSVCKGLRARQGPELVAIDLKEAVFSTGLIVGSSVSDEVLDRIFEQFCIGK is encoded by the coding sequence ATGCGCCCAGGTAGTATGGACGATACGATCGCGGCCATATCTACGCCGATAGGCGAAGGCGGCATAGCGATCGTGCGCCTAAGCGGCCCGGCCGCGCTTAAGATCGCCGGTAAGATATTCGTTCCGAAAGACGGGAAGAGGCCTTCAGCTTTCCGGACGTACACGGTGCATTATGGGCATGTCGTAGGGGCCACAGTCCATGGTCCACGGTCCACAGCTACGAAAAATCGCAAGAGCAAGATCGTCGACGAAGTCCTCCTGACCGTTATGCGCGCGCCGAAGAGTTATACGAAAGAAGATGTCGTAGAGATAAACTGCCACGGCGGGATACAGGCGGCCAAGAATGTCCTTGAGCTCACGGTCCGATGCGGCGCGAGGGTCGCCCAACCGGGCGAATTTACCAAAAGGGCCTTCATGAACGGGAGGATAGACCTGGTCCAGGCAGAGGCGGTCCTCGATGTGATAAGGGCAAAGACCGAACGTTCGGTCAGGGCAGCTATGGGCCAACTCGAAGGGGGCCTTTCCGAGAGGGTGAACGGGATACGGGATGCCATGGTAGATGTAGCTTCGCACATAGAGGTTTCGATAGATTTTCCGGATGAAGAGGCCCGGATAGCCCGCGAGGGCGGCCTCATAAAGAAGGCGGAGGGGATAGTCAGGGAGCTGAAAGAGCTATCGGCCACTTTCGACGAAGGGGCGATACTGCGCGAGGGCGTCCTGGCGGTCATATGCGGGAAGCCGAATGTCGGGAAATCGAGCCTGATGAACCTTCTCCTGAAGCGCGACCGCGTCATAGTGACGCCTGAGCCGGGCACCACCAGGGATGCCGTTGAAGAGATGATAAACCTGAAGGGCATCCCCATACGGTTGGCCGATACCGCCGGGATCACCGAGACGGGGGATGCGGCTGAGAGGGAGGGGGTCAGGCGGAGCAGGAGGTATATGGAAGCGGCCGATATCGCGCTTCTTGTCCTCGACGGTTCCGGCAGGATAGACGGGAAGGATATGGATGTCATATGCGCGCTGGGCGGCAAAAAGAAGATAGTCGTAATAAATAAGACGGACCTCGCGAGGAAGATAAGCGCCTCGCGCATAAGCCGCCTCTTCAAAGGTGACAGGACAATAGAGATATCCGTAGAGAAGAGGAAGAATATCAAGGAGCTCGAAGGCCTAATAGCGGAGGCGGTCTGGCACGGAGGGTTTGTGCAGGGCGAAGGGGCCATGGTGACCAATGCCCGGCATAAAGAGTTGCTTGACAAGGCGCTCGACCGTATGTTATCTGTATGTAAAGGGCTGCGCGCTCGCCAGGGTCCGGAGCTCGTTGCCATCGACCTTAAAGAAGCGGTCTTCAGTACCGGGCTCATCGTCGGTTCATCGGTTTCGGACGAAGTGCTCGACAGGATATTCGAACAGTTCTGCATAGGGAAATGA
- a CDS encoding folylpolyglutamate synthase/dihydrofolate synthase family protein: MTYPEALTYFDSLMNYERADDYDYKKSFRLDRMKALAALLGDPQKETKAIHIAGTKGKGSTAAFIHSILKAHGFKAGLYTSPHLVSFRERIRVNDELISEGDVAGILGVIKAAVDKMGDDIPSFFEVYTMLAYIYFKEKKADIAVYETGLGGRLDATNIIEPLVLAITPISYEHTQKLGSTLREIAFEKAGIIKDGSLCVSGPQEPEALKVIDEVCREKRAKLFLAGRDLTFRERETDHEKQRFDVSGLFNEYPGLESSLLGPHQVVNAAVAIGVIEALKLRGISVAGEAVIDGVRTARWEGRFEIAGRSPFIVLDGAQNRASAHALARAVKKIFTYGELILVLGVCKDKDIRGILEELLPLSGLVILTKSKVTERALDPSVMKGIMDSERNMRAPGRRDILLTGNVRDALREARLRAKKESLILVTGSLFVVGEARELLIAQPSAPAEGKHYAPR; this comes from the coding sequence ATGACCTACCCCGAAGCTCTCACATATTTCGACTCGCTCATGAACTACGAACGGGCGGACGACTACGACTATAAGAAGTCGTTCAGGCTCGACAGGATGAAGGCCCTGGCGGCGCTCCTTGGCGATCCGCAGAAAGAGACGAAAGCGATCCATATCGCCGGCACCAAGGGCAAGGGCTCCACCGCGGCGTTCATCCACTCCATACTTAAAGCCCACGGTTTCAAGGCAGGCCTTTACACGTCTCCCCACCTTGTATCTTTCAGGGAACGCATAAGAGTGAACGACGAACTGATAAGCGAAGGAGACGTCGCCGGGATACTGGGCGTCATAAAGGCCGCCGTCGATAAGATGGGCGATGACATACCTTCCTTCTTCGAGGTATATACGATGCTCGCGTATATCTATTTCAAGGAGAAGAAGGCCGATATCGCCGTTTATGAGACCGGCCTCGGCGGGCGGCTGGACGCGACCAATATCATCGAACCGCTCGTCCTTGCTATCACACCCATAAGTTACGAGCATACGCAGAAGCTGGGCAGCACGTTGAGGGAGATAGCATTTGAAAAGGCGGGTATCATAAAGGACGGCTCGCTCTGTGTCTCCGGCCCGCAGGAGCCCGAGGCGCTCAAGGTGATCGATGAAGTATGCCGGGAGAAGAGGGCAAAACTTTTCCTGGCAGGGAGGGACCTGACATTCCGCGAACGGGAGACAGATCACGAGAAGCAGCGGTTCGATGTAAGCGGTTTATTCAACGAATATCCGGGTCTTGAATCATCCCTTCTCGGTCCTCACCAGGTTGTGAACGCCGCGGTTGCCATAGGGGTCATAGAGGCGCTGAAGCTGCGCGGCATATCGGTGGCCGGAGAGGCGGTCATAGACGGTGTCAGGACGGCCAGGTGGGAGGGGCGGTTCGAGATAGCCGGCCGCTCCCCGTTCATAGTCCTCGACGGCGCGCAGAACCGGGCCAGCGCTCATGCCCTGGCCCGGGCGGTGAAGAAGATATTTACATACGGCGAGCTCATCCTGGTATTGGGGGTCTGTAAGGACAAGGACATAAGGGGCATACTGGAGGAACTTCTGCCTTTAAGCGGCCTGGTGATACTGACGAAGTCAAAAGTTACGGAACGCGCGCTCGATCCTTCCGTCATGAAAGGGATCATGGATTCGGAGAGGAACATGAGGGCGCCGGGAAGAAGAGATATCTTACTGACCGGTAACGTAAGGGATGCGTTGCGGGAGGCGCGGCTGAGGGCAAAGAAAGAGAGCCTCATCCTCGTCACCGGCTCATTATTCGTGGTCGGAGAGGCAAGGGAATTGCTCATCGCGCAGCCTTCGGCCCCGGCGGAGGGGAAGCATTATGCGCCCAGGTAG